Within the Desulfitibacter sp. BRH_c19 genome, the region AACTAGTGCAGGTGAAAGAAAGCAATACTATCCATGACAAACCCTTTGTAGTTAATTCTGTAATTAATTTTGTGATTAAGATGATGAACTTTTCTGATGATGAACTTTCTTTAGGATAATAATATTTTAAAACATTGACTGAATATAAAGTTTTTTGATATCCTATAAAGGAATTTAAATTTGTATGTTACAATGTAAACTACTTTATTTTAGGTGGTAATGTGGATGAAAAAAAATGTCAATACAATTGGAACATCGCAAACAAAACATTTTATTAGTTTAACAGCAATTTTATTTATTTTCTGGATTCTTATGTCTGGAAAGACTGAAGTTAAGTATTTGTTAATGGGTCTGGGTACAGTACTAGTTACTGTCTGGGTAACAATGCCGCTATTGCGTCTGCCTTCTGAAGATGGTAAGAGATATTTTTATGCCTTTGACTTTCCTTATGCTAAATATGCATTCTATTGGGTTTTCCTTCTTAAGGAAATTGTTAAAGCCAGTATTGATGTAGCCAAGATAGTTTTAGATCCTAAAATGCCTATTGACCCTCATGTTGTAAAATTTAAACGTCCTATGTTGAACCCATTAGCCCATGCGACACTAGCTAACTCTATTACTCTGACCCCAGGAACTATTACTATGAATATTAGTGAAGAAGGTGTCTATTCAATCCATGCTCTAACTTTAGGTGCTGCAGACGGTTTGGAAAATGGACAAGGGGAAATGATGAGGCGAATTAGCAATGTTTTTTGTGAGAACGAGGAAGAGATGGTAGCTAACCAGAAGGGGGGACAAGCCAAGTGACCATGGATATTTTTTTTATGGGTTTGATTGTGGGAATTGGAATTATGGTTTTTGCCATGATGTTCCGCGTTTTTCAGGGTCCTAGTGTCTATGACCGTTTAAATGGTCTAGGCGTGATTGGAGCTGATACAATACTCTTATTAATTTTGATTGGTTATATTGACAAACGCCCTGACATGTACGTAGACATTTCCCTTTCCTATGCTATCCTAGGCTTTATAGGTTTAGTCGTTATTGCTAAATATGTAGGAGGAAAGGAGATCTGAAAAAGTGAAAATACTAGCTATCTTATTTCTTTTATCTGGCTTTTTCTTTATTACTGTAGCTGCTATTGGAGTTCTCCGTCTTCCCGATTTTTATACACGTTTGCATGCCTCGGGTAAAAGTGAGACTCTAGGGATGATTCTTAGTTTTACGGGGTTGGCTATTTATGAGGGATTTAACATTACGGGTATAAAATTTCTTATTATTGCATTTTTTATTCTATTTGCTAATCCCATTGGTACCCATATTATATGTCGCGAGGCTTATAGATGTGGTCTTAAACCATGGATGAAGGGGGATTAGGAAAATGCATGTATTTATTATAGAGATAGTACTTTTGATTTTAGCAATTGTTACAGGCATTGTGGCTTTGAGTGCTAAAGACCTTTTAGCTTCCGTTATCCTCTTTAGCGCCTTTAGTTATTTTGTTGCTCTTATCTATTTGATTGTAGGTGCAGCAGACGTGGCTTTTACTGAAGCTGTTATTGGTGTAGTTTCAACAGTATTCTTTGTGTCGGCCCTCAACAATTTAAAGCGGAGGTGCAGCTAGATGAAAAAAACAGCAGCTTTATTAACAATTGCTTTAGCCTTTGTATTATTTTATGCTGCCTCAGATTTGCCTCAGATAGGTGATATAAATTCTCCGGCATCTACTCATGTATCTCCAAGATACATTGAGAATGCTAAAAAAGAGACAGGTTCTCCTAACCTAGTAACTGCCGTGTTGGCTGATTATCGTAGCTTTGATACATTAGGTGAAACAACAGTTATTTTTGTTGCTGGAATTGCAGCAGCGATGATATTACGTGGCATGAAGGAAGGCGGGGATGAAGAATGAAACATCCTTTTTCTAGTATCGTTTTAGATACAGCTTTTAGAGTCCTCGTACCCTTTACTATTGTTTATGGTGTATATGTTCTAGTTTTCGGGGAGTATGGGCCCGGAGGGGGTTTCCAGGCAGGTGCTCTCTTAGCTGTAGGAGTGCTCTTGTCCAAAATGATTCAAGGAAAAAAAGCAATATTTAATATTGGAGGTAGTAAGGCCCTAATCCTAGCTGGCATTGGTACCTTTATCTACGCTGCCGCAGGTTTTACAACCATGCTCTTTAGTGGTAAGTTTTTAGAATATGAAAGTTTGCCCTTGATGCTGCATGAACTAGCTGAATTTCATGTATGGGGTATTTTATGGATAGAGATTGGAGTAACCATGTGCGTTATGACTACGATTATAGCTATTTTTTCTGTTTTAACTGGAGAGGAGGGGCCATTTAATAATGTATGAATTTCTTACTAATTCTTTAATTTATTGGCTGGTGGCCATACTTTTCTTGTTGGGCTTTTTTGGAATTCTAGCTAATAATAATTATGTGAAAAAATTGATGGCCATGAATATCATGCAGGTTGCGGTTATCATCTTTTTCTTGATCTTAGGCCAGAAGCTAGGTGCAACTCTGCCTGTTTTATGGGGTGCCGATACTACAGTTGAACACTATATCAATCCACTTCCGCATGCCTTAATGCTGACAGCTATTGTTGTTAGCTTGAGTACTACCGGTGTTGCTTTGGCTCTTTTAATGAGGATTCAAAAGCACTACGGAGAAATAGAGGAAGATGTGATTCTACGGAGGATGAACAAATGAGAGAGCAACTTCCAGCTTTGATTGTTGTTGTGCCCCTAGCGGCTGCTCTTCTTGCTCCTTTAGTAGCCTATTTTTCAAAAACTATGGTAAAGTTATTGACGATAATGGCTCTCTTGGTAGCCAATATAAGTGCAGTAACAGTTTTAATCCAAGTTCTCAACGAAGGCACATTGAACTATCACTTTGGCGGCTGGGCACCGCCTTGGGGTATCGAATATGTCTATGATCCATTATCTAGTATTATGGCAGTCTTAATTGCCTTTGTGGCTTTGGTTGTAGCTATCTATGCCGGGCCTTTTCTAGAAAAGGATGCCAAGTTTAAAACGGGAATTTTCTATTCACTCTTCTTATTATTATCTGTAGGGCTTCTAGGGATGATGGTAACTGGTGATGTTTTTAACCTGTATGTATTCCTAGAAATTTCTTCACTAGCCGGTTATGCGCTGATAGCTGCCGGTGGCAACAGAGCAACGGTGGCCGCTTTCCGTTATCTATTAATCGGTACAATTGGTGCTTCTTTTTACCTTTTAGGTGTTGGTTATCTTTATGGAGCAACAGGAACCTTAAATATGGCTGATTTAGCAGAAATACTTGTGCCTTTAATGGATTCCTCGGCAGTAATTGTTGCTATTGTTATGATTGTGATAGGTTTGGGGATTAAGATGGCTATGTTCCCACTTCATGGTTGGCAGCCTGACGCTTACACTTATTCTCACCCTGCAGCTACAGCTCTTATTGCAGGAGTAATGGCCAAAGTACCGGCTTATGCAGCGTTAAGATTTTTCTTCTTTGTAATGGTAGCTAGTGCTGGTCCAGTACACAAAGCCCTGCAGGTGATGGGTTTGCTGGCAGCCGCTGGGATAATTATTGGTTCTATTATGGCTATAGCTCAGAAGGACTTCAGACGAATGCTGGCTTATTCTAGTGTGGCTCAAATTGGCTATATTATTGTCGGTTTGGCAATTGGTAACTCCCTAGCCTTAATCGGAGCAGTTTTGCACATTATTAACCACGCAATTATGAAAAGTTGTTTGTTCTTGGTGGCCGGTGGAGTAAAATGGCGTATAGGTGAACATTTGGTTGAGAAGTATAAGGAACTTAATAAAAAGTTACCTTTAACTATGGGAGTGCTGATCATTGCCGCACTATCCATGGTAGGCTTACCGCCTACTGCTGGCTTCTTTAGTAAATGGTACCTAGTTTTAGGCGCCATTGAAGAAGGCATGTGGTTTTATGTGGTAATTATTATTCTCAGTAGTTTATTAAATGCAATTTACTTTTTTAGGATCCTTGAAAATGTCTATATGAAAAAATCCGATCAAGAAGTTAAAGATATAAATAGTGATGGAAAGTTTGAGTTACCTTTACAAATGCTAGTGCCCATTATTGTTTTAGGTTTAGGCATTTTAATCTTAGGTATCTTTAATGAACCACTTGTTTCACAAATAATACAGTTTGCTATTCCAGGGGGTGGACAATAATGACACCAGAAATTTTATTAGACTATAGACCCTTATGGGCAGTCTTGATATCCCTTGTGGCAGCAATACTGATCCTGATGACAGGTGAAAAGAACCGAAACCTTCGAGAAACTTGGACTATTTTAGCAGCCTTTGG harbors:
- a CDS encoding pH regulation protein F; this encodes MDIFFMGLIVGIGIMVFAMMFRVFQGPSVYDRLNGLGVIGADTILLLILIGYIDKRPDMYVDISLSYAILGFIGLVVIAKYVGGKEI
- a CDS encoding cation:proton antiporter, translating into MKILAILFLLSGFFFITVAAIGVLRLPDFYTRLHASGKSETLGMILSFTGLAIYEGFNITGIKFLIIAFFILFANPIGTHIICREAYRCGLKPWMKGD
- a CDS encoding NADH-quinone oxidoreductase subunit J; translated protein: MYEFLTNSLIYWLVAILFLLGFFGILANNNYVKKLMAMNIMQVAVIIFFLILGQKLGATLPVLWGADTTVEHYINPLPHALMLTAIVVSLSTTGVALALLMRIQKHYGEIEEDVILRRMNK
- a CDS encoding cation:proton antiporter; this encodes MHVFIIEIVLLILAIVTGIVALSAKDLLASVILFSAFSYFVALIYLIVGAADVAFTEAVIGVVSTVFFVSALNNLKRRCS